The Clostridia bacterium DNA segment TTTCTTCATCTCCAGCAAGCGCAATGACCGCTTCTTGGATGGCCTGGTCTAGTTCTTGGGCATTGCTAGCGTTGAAAGCATCCGATACGCTTTGGGTGGCCTTGCCCAGTGTTGCTAGTGCAGATTTAATTTCTTCATTTGCTGAGGCTAGGTCGTCTGCCGCAAGTTCAATATGGTGCATGGAGGCAGAATCATCGATGTCGTTTGCATAGTCTTCTATCTGTTCCAGGGCCTTGGTTATGGCAGAGGAGGTATCTTCTGCATCTTCAAGAATCTCATCCATCTGGTCTAAGGTGTCAGAAAGGATTGCACTGGCTCGGTTTACCTCACTGATATTGTCATCGACGAAGTCTTGGGTTTTGTTCAGCAAGTCCTGCGACTGGTCTTTGGCTGAATCGGTGTAGGCTGCAACCAAGTCCAACTGTCTCGTAACGGTGTCTGTGCTTGCGTCAGCATCATCCAAGGTGTCGTTCAGTAGCGTATGGAAGACGTTTAACTCGGTTTCCAACTGGTCTAGGGTGTTGTCCGACAGACTCATGATGACGTAAGGCTCCGATTGTCCTACGATACCGCCTACGTCTTTACGACCATAGAGGGTGCCCGTGTTGGTGCAGCCGGAGAGGTAGCCAGCTTGTCTTCCGGCTATTCCGCCTACATTGTAACCCATGTGGGCATATCCCACTGTACCCGTGTTGAGACAGCCTGTGATGATGCCATTTGAATAACCTGCGATGCCGCCTGAGTCGGTATGCATCAGTAAGGAGGTATCGGCATCTTCTTGTGCAGACAGTGTCGTCAGCTTTTCCATCATGGCGCTGGGATCTAGGTCCATATCATCTAGGCTGTGGGTGGCTTCTACGGTGGTGGTGTTGACCTGGCTGTGGCTGGTACACTTGGTCACCGTGCCTAGATTTTTACCGACGATACCGCCGGTAGCCTTTTCGGCGATGACGTTGCTGCTGGTACTACAGCCGCTGATTAGTCCAGTTTCTAGGTTTTTACCGACGATACCACCTACGGACGCCTTGCCACGTACGATGCCATCAAAGGAACAGTTAAGGATGGTGCCCGCATTGCTCCCAATAATGCCCCCTACGATGGACTTGCTGCCATCTGGGGTGACGCTTCCCCGGACATTCAGGTCTTTGATGGTGGCATTCGTCTGGAGGTAGCGGAAGAATCCTTGCTTTGAACCGGCCGTGTCAAGATGGTAACCAGATATGGTATGTCCGTTTCCTTCAAAGCTTCCCCCAAAGGTGGGGATGGATTGAAAATCGCTATTTTCCAGGTTTAGGTCCTGCATGAGGACGATGGTTTTTCCGTTAGACCAAGTGTCTAGCGAACAGTTTTCTGCCAATTTTAGCAAATCCTCTACACTAGAAATCTGGATGTAGTCTGGGTCTGCAGCACTAGCAGGAGCCAAGGGTAGGAAGGTCAAAACCATGGCTAGGAGCAATAGAATACTGGTAAATTTATTGTTTATCTTGTTTGACATCGGGTTGTACCTCCTCTCCAAGGGGTAGTTGATGATCGACTGGGATAGTTGTATCTAGATTTTCCAGGGACCCGGCTTCTACTAAAGCATTGAGGGAACCGTAAACCGTACCGGAAAAGTCTGCATCCACCATACCGGAAACATAGCCTCGTACATGTCCTGTGACCCGCATGCTTCCATAGCGAGTCTGCCTGAGGGGGGCTTTTTTCAAGGTGAAGGCTGTTTTTTCAATCAGCAAGTCTCCGACCAGCAGTATTTGAGGAAGTATCCCCATGACCTGCAAGATGGAGATGATGGTTCCTCGACCTAGGCAGGTTCCAATAGACGCGATGGCAGGATCGGAAGACAAACGTCCGATCAAGAGTCCTGCTGACGCCAGCATGGTACCCGATGTGATGATGGTCGGGAAGCCTTGGTTGAGAGCCTCCACAATGGCCTCCTTGATGGGCATCTCTTTTTTCAACTGCGTATAGCGGTTGGTGATTACGATGGCGTAGTCAATGTTGGCCCCCATCTGGATGGCGCTGACCACCAAATAACTCATGAAAAACAGGTTCTCCTGTTGCAGATATGGTATGGAGAAGTTAAGCCAAATACTGCTTTGAATCACCACAATCAGAAGAACCGGAAGACCGGCCGACTGGAAGGTGAATAGGAGTACCAACATCACGAATACTGCCGATAAGATGCTGATAAGGATGTTATCGTTTTTAAAGGAAGAGGCTAGGTCGGCATCACTAGTGGATTCACCCACTACATAGACGCTATCGTAGTCGTAGTATTCTCCTCCTATTTCGTGGAGCGTGTCTAGAAAAGCGAAGGTTTCCTCACTTTCTTCTGGTAGATTTAGTTTAAGTACAAACCGACTATAGTTTTCTCCTTCTAGTTGTAATCTAGCATCGGTTAGTTTTTCATGGATGTCTTCTAGGTCTTGGTTTAAATCGGCATCTAAGGTTACATAGCCTAATTGAACCTGGTCATAGACAAACATGAAGATATCGATTAGCGGTACGCCATAGGAATCAATCCCACTGACTAGCTTGCCATAGGTTTCATCGTCCACGGCATAGGCAGAATACAAGAGTCGTGCTGCCTCAATATCCAGGTCAGTCAGTTCTGAGAACTGGCGGGGCGTAAGCTTGTCGGTCAGGATGTAGTCGTCCATGGCTTCAATGGAGGAAAGTCCTTGGACCGAATCAATTTGGTCTAGCGCTTCAATTTTTTGCAACAATTGCTTTTCCGTATCGTAGTCTCCGGAAGGTACCATCATGGCGAGGGTATTGGTGGTTCCGAAGGTATCGCTAATCTTTTTCTCAGCAATCTGGGCATCATTTTGTTTTACGGTACTTAAGGTGCTATATCCATAGACATAGGGACATTTATTCGCAAAAATGAAGGATGCGATTACCAGTACGATGAAAACAGGCAACATGACGAAACGAGTCTTTACGGCCATATGTCCCCAGACATTGATGGTCGGCACGAAGTTTTTATGGTGCGTTTTGTCAATGAGCTTGCTAAAAGAAAGTAAGAGTCCGGGCATCAGGGTGAAGACACACAGCAAGCTAAGGACGATGGCCTTCATCAGTACGATTCCCATATCGTAGCCGATTCGAAATTGCATAAAGGTCATGGCTACCAGTCCCATCAGGGTGGTCAAGCTGCTGCCGCATATTTCCGGGATGGCCTTACTAAGTGCAATGATGACTGCTTGTCTAGGTTCTGCTTTTTTTCGCTCTTCCGTGTAGCGGTGGCAAAGAATGATGGCGTAGTCGATGGCAAGGGCCAGCTGCAAGACTACTGCTACCGAATCCGATACAAAGGAAATGGTGCCAAACAGAAAGTTGGTTCCCATATTGAGCAGGGCGGCTATGGCGAAGGTAATAAGGAGTACTGGAATCTCAGCATAGGTATGGGAGGTAAACAAAAGGACTGCCAAAATAATGAAAATGGCGATGCCCATAACGACTTTCATTTCAGCCGCGATGGATTCAGCTCTTGATTCTCCAACAGCGCTATCGATATATAGGTCATAGCCAGATAAGTCTTCCTTGATGCTATTCATAGCGTCAAGACTTACCTGGTCGGTTTCTTCACCGTCGAACACCACACGAAAGAGGGCGGAAGCATCGAGATACTGGTCGTCTTCCTCTTCAAACTCTACCGAGCTTACGCCGGGTGTTTCTTCAATTTGACGGGCGATATCCTCTGCCTGTTCATAGGAGATGTTGTCGACCATGATGTCGGCTGTGCCAAAGGTGGTGAATTCATCTTCCATGATGCTGAGCCCGATTCTGGTTTCTGCATCTTCTGGCAGATAGTCAGTTAAGTCATTGTCTACTGCAACCCAGTTCATGGAAAAAGCACAAAAAATGGCCAAGATACCATATAGGAGGTAAAAGGCTTTGCGTTTGTCTACAATAATGGCAGATACTTTTTCTAGGGCGCTGGTTTTGTTTTCGTAGTTTTTGTTTTTCTTGCTCACGAATCACACCTCTTTCCTGTGATGGCTAGACATCCCTTGGCTGTTTCTGCCATACCGTGAAGTGTGCCTTCTTCTTCTAAAAGGTGGATGTTGCCTGCGATGATTCCCGTAGCGGTTTTTAGGGTGCAAGGAAAGATATAGTTGTTGTGGCTGGCTTTACCACCCGAGAAGGTGGTGGTGAAACCAAGAATACTCAGTTTTCCAGATAAATCATGTTCTTGAATATCTAGGCAAAGAATTCCCTTTTTAGGTCCTAGGGCGCTATGGATGGATATTGCATATGTTGTTTTACGATTTGTTTCCATTGTTATACCTCCGATGGTTTGGATTATAAAACTGTCGCCAGAAAAGCTCCATAGACAATCTACCCCAATTTGTCTAGAAACTAGACAAGTTGGGGTAGATTGTACAGCAGTATCATTTTTTGTATGTTTGTGCTATATTTTTTTAGAAGGGTGAGTAGATAACTTTGGATAAAAAGACACAACAAACTAAGAAATTGCTTGCGGATTCGCTAAAAAGCATCATGGCGATAAAAGCTTTAAATAAAATATCCATACGGGAAATCTGTGAAGAGAGTGGATTCAATCGGCAGACCTTTTATTACCATTTTGAGGATATCTTCGATTTGGTGAAATGGATGTTTCGTAAGGACACGGAGCTCCTCTTGCAGCAAACGGAAAATTTGCTCTTTTGGCAGGAATCCTTGCTGCAGTTGTTTCAATATATTGAAAGCAATCGAGCAGTCTGTCTGTGCGCTCTTGAATCGATGGGGCGGGTCTATTTGAAACAGTTCTTTTCGGATGTTATTTCAAAAGCGGTCTTTGTGATGGGCCATGAATTGCCTGTGGAATCCAAGAAGTATATGGAATTTCTAGCGCAGTATTATACGGTGGCCATGGTTGGATTGTTGGAAAGCTGGGTTCTAGGAGAACTAGAAGAAACCCCAGAACAAGTGGTGGAGTATTTCAGCACCATTGTGAATGACCAGTTCCAGGGCGCTGTTCTTAGAAACCAGGCTGATAGTCTTTCTGGCTGTTTCTAGGGAGTTTCAGATACGTGCCTTGAGTATCTTGTCCTAAGGTTAGAAATTAGAGGTGTGGGGCCGTACGGATCTTGTTTGCTATTGTGAAAGCAAACAGAAAGCCTTGCGTTGCCAGCCTTGTTATTAAAAAAAGGAACAGCCCCGGAATGACGAGTCATTCTAGGGCTGTTCTTTACGTTACTTCATTGTATCGATATTACTTTTCTTTTCATTATCGACTGGACTACTTCAGGCCTAAGCGTTCTCCGTAATGTTCAATTACATACTCTAGGTCTTTGTCTCCGCGGCCGGAAAGGTTGATCAGGATGGAACCTGTTTCCATTTCTTTGGCGAGTTTCATGGCATAGGCGACAGCGTGTGCACTTTCTAGTGCAGGGATGATGCCTTCCATTTTAGATAGGGTGGAAAAAGCATCGATGGCTTCGTCGTCTGTAGCGGACTTGTATTCCACGCGGCCGATATCTCTTAGGTAGGCGTGTTCTGGGCCAACAGAAGGATAGTCTAGACCACTGGCGATGGAATGCACGGGAGCCGGCTCACCTTTGTCGTCTTTTAGCATGATGGAATTGAATCCATGCATTACGCCTTCGGAACCGAAGGTCAAACTAGCAGCGTGTTCGCCGAGTTTTGTTCCTCTGCCCATGGGCTCAACACCGTAAAGTTTAACGGGGTCGTTAAAGAATCCAGACATGATTCCAGCTGCATTGGAACCACCACCTACGCAGGCTACAACAGCATCCGGTAGTTCTCCAGTCATATCTAGGAATTGTTCTCTGGCTTCGATGCCTACGACTGCTTGGAAATCTCTTACCATTACTGGGAAGGGATGAGGGCCTACCACGCTACCGATACAGTAGATGGTATCGGTGAAGTCGCCCATATAGGCTTCAAAGGCTGCGTCTACCGCTTCTTTTAGGGTTTTAAGACCGTGGGAAACGGGAACAACTTTTGCACCGAGCAGTTTCATACGTGCTACGTTTGGTGCTTGTTTGGCGATATCTACTTCACCCATGTAGATGTCGCATTCTAAACCGAAATAGGCAGCGGCTGTGGCAAGAGCAACACCGTGTTGTCCAGCGCCGGTTTCAGCGATAATCTTTTTCTTGCCTAGGTATTTGGCCAAGAGTGCTTCACCCATGCAGTGGTTTAGTTTGTGTGCACCTGTATGGTTCAAATCTTCTCTTTTAAGATAGATCTGGCAATTTCCGATGGAATTTGAAAGTCTTTCACAATGGCTTACTGGTGTTGGACGGCCTTGGAATTCTTTTCGGATTCTTCTTAGTTCGCTAATGAAGCGAGAACTTTTGCAAATCGTCTGGTAGGCAGTTGCGATATTTTCAAATTCTTCTACCAGCTGAGGTGGGATAAAGGCACCACCGTAGGTGCCGAAAAACC contains these protein-coding regions:
- the trpB gene encoding tryptophan synthase subunit beta gives rise to the protein MLEKNVDFAVYTKTTPTKDGFFGTYGGAFIPPQLVEEFENIATAYQTICKSSRFISELRRIRKEFQGRPTPVSHCERLSNSIGNCQIYLKREDLNHTGAHKLNHCMGEALLAKYLGKKKIIAETGAGQHGVALATAAAYFGLECDIYMGEVDIAKQAPNVARMKLLGAKVVPVSHGLKTLKEAVDAAFEAYMGDFTDTIYCIGSVVGPHPFPVMVRDFQAVVGIEAREQFLDMTGELPDAVVACVGGGSNAAGIMSGFFNDPVKLYGVEPMGRGTKLGEHAASLTFGSEGVMHGFNSIMLKDDKGEPAPVHSIASGLDYPSVGPEHAYLRDIGRVEYKSATDDEAIDAFSTLSKMEGIIPALESAHAVAYAMKLAKEMETGSILINLSGRGDKDLEYVIEHYGERLGLK
- a CDS encoding MMPL family transporter: MSKKNKNYENKTSALEKVSAIIVDKRKAFYLLYGILAIFCAFSMNWVAVDNDLTDYLPEDAETRIGLSIMEDEFTTFGTADIMVDNISYEQAEDIARQIEETPGVSSVEFEEEDDQYLDASALFRVVFDGEETDQVSLDAMNSIKEDLSGYDLYIDSAVGESRAESIAAEMKVVMGIAIFIILAVLLFTSHTYAEIPVLLITFAIAALLNMGTNFLFGTISFVSDSVAVVLQLALAIDYAIILCHRYTEERKKAEPRQAVIIALSKAIPEICGSSLTTLMGLVAMTFMQFRIGYDMGIVLMKAIVLSLLCVFTLMPGLLLSFSKLIDKTHHKNFVPTINVWGHMAVKTRFVMLPVFIVLVIASFIFANKCPYVYGYSTLSTVKQNDAQIAEKKISDTFGTTNTLAMMVPSGDYDTEKQLLQKIEALDQIDSVQGLSSIEAMDDYILTDKLTPRQFSELTDLDIEAARLLYSAYAVDDETYGKLVSGIDSYGVPLIDIFMFVYDQVQLGYVTLDADLNQDLEDIHEKLTDARLQLEGENYSRFVLKLNLPEESEETFAFLDTLHEIGGEYYDYDSVYVVGESTSDADLASSFKNDNILISILSAVFVMLVLLFTFQSAGLPVLLIVVIQSSIWLNFSIPYLQQENLFFMSYLVVSAIQMGANIDYAIVITNRYTQLKKEMPIKEAIVEALNQGFPTIITSGTMLASAGLLIGRLSSDPAIASIGTCLGRGTIISILQVMGILPQILLVGDLLIEKTAFTLKKAPLRQTRYGSMRVTGHVRGYVSGMVDADFSGTVYGSLNALVEAGSLENLDTTIPVDHQLPLGEEVQPDVKQDKQ
- a CDS encoding TetR/AcrR family transcriptional regulator, with the protein product MDKKTQQTKKLLADSLKSIMAIKALNKISIREICEESGFNRQTFYYHFEDIFDLVKWMFRKDTELLLQQTENLLFWQESLLQLFQYIESNRAVCLCALESMGRVYLKQFFSDVISKAVFVMGHELPVESKKYMEFLAQYYTVAMVGLLESWVLGELEETPEQVVEYFSTIVNDQFQGAVLRNQADSLSGCF